The genomic interval TCCCGTCAATATTCCTGTTGCTATAGATAAAATAGATATAAATGTGTTTTCTATAAGTAAATACTTCTTTATTTGTTTTCTAGTCATTCCATATAGAGAAAGAAGACCAAATTCTTTTCCCCTAGATTTTAAAAATATAGAAGTTGAATACCCTACAAATAATACAGAAAATATTACTATTATCACTTGGCTAATTATCATACCATTAGCTGCACCCATTTTTGCAATTGCATGGCCTTCACAAGATTTTAAATCTATCGCTGGATGAAATATGAAATTTGCAAATATAAAGAATGCCGTGACTGCAAAGGAATTACTTAAATAGTACATTATATATCTATACATATTTCCCTTAATATTTTTTAAGGCCATATTAGATATTTTCATTATATCCACCTCCAAGAAGAGATAGTGAGTCTAATATTTCCTTAAAAAATACTTGTCTATTGGATCTTTTTGCTATTTCCAAGAAAAACTTTCCATCCTTAATCATTATTATTCTATTGCAAAAACTAGCTGCAAAGGCATCATGAGTTACCATAACAATAGTAGCTTGTTTTCCCTGATTTATTTTTTCTAAGGATGACATCAAGTCAAAGGATGCTTTTGAATCTAAATTTCCAGTAGGCTCATCTGCTAGTATGATTGCAGGATTGTTGATAAGAGCTCTTGCGCAAGCAGTCCTTTGTTGCTGTCCTCCAGATATCTCATAAGTCCTTTTATTTAAGATATTGCTTATATTTAATGTAGCTGCTATATCATCTACTCTTTTCTCAATTTCCTTCATATGTAATTCTTCTAGCACTAAGGGAAGTATAATATTTTCTTTTACTGATAGTGTATCCAATAGATTAAAATCCTGAAATATAAATCCTAAATTATTTCTTCTAAAAATAGCTAGTTCATCTTCATTTAATAAGTGAGGTTTTTTCCCATTTACTAATACTTCCCCAGAAGATGGAGAATCAATAGTAGCAAGAATATTTAAAAGAGTAGTCTTGCCGCTTCCTGATGGTCCCATTACACCAACAAATTCGCCTTCCTTTATAGTCATATTGAAATCATCCAATGCTTTTACAGAAATCCCTTTTCCTTTGCTACCATATATTTTAGATAGTCCTTTAGTTTCTAATACTGTCATCTTTCTACCTCCTAAAGCAATTATATTTACTATATCTAGTATAAAAAAACAAGAGAAATCCTTCCATTGATTTCTCTTTCAATTTCAATTGAAATCTAACAATATTGTTAGATTTCATATTTAAAAATTATAAATGCTTTTACCTTGATAAAAAGTAATACACACCTTTGTGTATACCCTTTCTTCAGATTCTACATTTATACAATGACCTAGTCTGTCACATGTATCTTTAGATAAATATAATCCCATACCAGTAGATTCTGAACAACTTCTGCCATTTTCTCCTGTGAAGAAAGGGTTAAAAACTCTATCCAAATCATTTGGAGGTATTCCTACACCATTATCTTCAATAGAAAGTATAGTTTTATCGTCTTCTTTATAGAGCTTAATAACTATTGATTTATCATTACTTTCTTTCACTTTTGTATACTTTATACTATTAGATATAATCTGATTTACAACGAATTTTATCCATTTCTTATCTGTCTTCACCTTTAAATCCTCATTTGTAACTATTTTAGGATAAATTGAATTTACTATAAAGGCATTTTTATTTTCATTAACTACATTTCTTACAACATTTATTAAATCTACTTCTTCAACTATAAAATCCTTTTCAAAATCATTAACCCTTAAAGTATAAAGTGCCATTTCTAGACCATGAGACAATTTCTCTATCTCTTCTTCAATGCTTTCATAGCTCTTTTTTCTATCTTCATCAATATTTTGATCACTCTCATTTTCCAATATTAGCTTAATGACTGAAACGGGTGTTTTCATCTGATGAATCCATCTATTATTAAAATCCATTTGAGTTTTAGTCATTTTTCTATATTTATCTAATTTACTTTCATATATCATATAATTGTTAGTTAGAAGTTTCTTAAATACACTTTGCTCTTTAGTAATATTGTCAGGAATATTAAATATATATTCTAAACTCTCTCTTTCCTTTAACCCTTGATTAATGATTTTATAAAACTTTTTATTTCTACCATAATCTATAACTATTAAAACAATTAAAAATAATATTGATAATAGCAATGCATAAATAATATTTGGGTAATTAAGACTCTCTTTTCTAATTATTATATCTAACATCATTATTATGATGACTAAAAATGTATTCACAAAATAAACTACTATGAAATTCAATCTATCTTTTAAATATTGTTTAAGGTTCATATTATCACCTAGCTCCAAGTATTTGTCATGGAATAACCTTGTTCTCTTTTTGTCTTAATAGCCTCAAATATCCCTATGTCTTCCAATCTCCTTCTGAGCCTCCCGATATTTACCGACAATGTATTGTCATCAACAAAATCCATGTCGTCCCAAAGTTCTCCTAAAAGTGTGTCTCTCTCAACTATAGACTCTAAATTTGAAGCTAAAATGTATAACAATGCAAACTCTTTTTTGCTAAGCTCAACTCTTTTTTCTTTATATTCAACTATATTTTGACTTTTATATAGAAAAACTCCTTCTACCTCATATACATCCATTGAATTTCCTTTTGCATATTCTCCATATGCTCGTCTTATAGCTCCTTTTACTTTAGCTAATAAAATATCAAAAGAAAATGGCTTTGTTATATAATCATCTCCGCCATTTTCTATTGCCATAACTTGATCCATATCTGAAAATCTAGCAGATATAAATATGATAGGAACTTTAGATATACTTCTTATTTCTCTACACCAAAAGAATCCATCATAATATGGTAGATTGATATCCAAAAGAACTAAATGTGGATCCTCTTTTATGAATTCTCCTTTTATATCTGAATAATCCTCCACTATAGTTACGATATATCCGTATTTCTCCAATTTATTTTTTATAAGACTTGAAATCTTATCATCGTCTTCAATAACCATAATCTTATACATATTTTTCACCCTTTTATTACTTGCCTATTCCTAATTCTCTTGCATAATAAAATAAGTATTGTTGTGCAAATCCTGACAAGTTTCCAAATTTATCTTCCCCATATTTTTGTATCAATTTTTCATTGGTATCTTCTTTAAGATAAAAATATTCCATGACTCTTTTTACCCATACATCTACCGGAAAAGAATCATGTTTACCTATAGAAAATAAGAGTATACAATTAGATACTTTGGGACCAACGCCTTTTAATGTCATGAGTATTTCTCTTGCTTCCTCTGTAGAAAGATTTTTTAAATTGTATATATCTATCTCACCATTGGCTATGGCCTTTGAAGCAGCTATTATATATTTAGCTCTAAAACCCACCTTACAATCTTCCAGTTCTTCCACTGTAACTTTTGACAACTCCTCTTTTTGAGGAAAAGAATAATATTTTTTCCCATTATACTCTCCTAAAAAGCTTCCATATCTTTCACTTATAAGCTCAATGGATTTTTTTATCCTTGGAATTCTGTTGTTGGCAGAAATAATAAAAGAAATAGTGGTTTCAAAAGGCTCTTGATTTAAAATTCTAATACCACTTCCAAATTTCACAGCTTCATCTAGTACAGCATCGTCTTTCGAAAGTTCTTTTTTTATCTTTCCATAGTCTCTATCCAAATCAAAATAATCATACCAGATATAATTAAAATCGTCTATATTGGTATTGGAAAAAATAATTTTATCTTCTTCTTTTTTTACATTGAGTATTCTATCAAGTGCAACTCCTGTAAAGCTTCCATCATCTTCTTTGTTCCATCTAAAACACTGACCACATTCAAATATATGTACAGGTTCAAAATCAGAAACTCCTTCTAATATTACTTTATTTTTATCTTCTATTATATTGTAGTTCATTATATCACCCCGCCACATATAATACCCAATCTAGGGGTATAAAACACAACAACACAGAAGAACTGTCCCCCTGTGTTGTTAAAAAAAGCTGGTCAAATTGACCAGCTTTTTATATATTAATACCAACCTCTTAATTTCATTGTTTCTGCTACTTTCTTAACTGAATGCATATATGCAGCTTTTCTCATTGGAACATCATGTTCTTCTTTGATTGCCCAAATTGCATTAAATGCATTAACCATAGCAATTTCTTCTTTTTCTTGTACTTCTTCTTCACTCCAATAGTATCCGTATAGGTTTTGTACCCATTCAAAGTATGAAACAGTAACTCCACCAGCATTAGTCAAGATATCTGGAGTAACAGTGATTCCTCTTCTTGCAAATACTTCATCTGCATCTGGTGTCAATGGACCGTTTGCAGCTTCACAAACAAGTTTAGCATTGATCTTTTCAGCTACTTCAGCTGTAACAGCATTTTCAAGTGCAGCTGGAATCATGATATCTACATTTAATGCCCAGAATTCATCAAGAGTGATTTCTTTTGCATTTGGATATCCAACAAGATTTCCATGTTCACTCATGTACTTAGCCATATCTTTATAGTCTAGTCCATTTTCATTGTATACAGCGTAAGTTCCTTTTTCTGGAGCCCATTCTCCAACAGCTACAACTTTTGCACCTAGTCTTTGGCAATTTCTAACTGTGTTTGAGCCTACATTTCCAAATCCTTGGATTGCAACACTTGAACCTTTTAGATCCATTCCAAGTTTTTTAGCTGCTTCTCTAGCTATAACTGCTACACCAAATCCTGTAGCTTCATTTCTTCCTAATGATCCACCAAATCCAACTGGTTTACCTGTTATAACACCTATTGAGCTTTCGCCCATCAATTTATTGTATTCATCTACCATCCAAGCCATGATTTGTCCATTAGTATTTACGTCTGGAGCTGGGATATCAACTTTTTCACCTATTAGTTTATATATTCCATCTATGTAGCCCCTAGATAGTCTTTCTAGTTCGCCCTTTGACAATGATTTTGGATCTACTGTGATTCCACCTTTGCCTCCGCCATAAGGAATACCAGTTACACAACATTTAAAAGTCATCCATATTGATAGTGCTTTAACTTCGTCTGGATTTACATTTGGATGGAATCTAACTCCACCTTTTGTTGGTCCTATAGCATCGTTATGGTAAGATCTGTATCCTTTGAAAACCTTTACAGAACCATCATCCATTTTTACTGGGATTGAAACTTCAAGAAATCTTTGTGGCTCTTTTAGTATCTCATATACAGAAGGATCTAATCCTAGTGCATCACAAGCATCCTTAACTTGTTTTTGGGCATTTTCAAATGGATTAAGTTTTTCCTTTGTCATTTAAATGACCTCCCTTTAAAATTAAATGGTTTTTTGAAAACGTTTCACTATGTTGAATCAAACCCCTATTGCTTCATACAATAGAGATTATAACATAGAGCATCTTTTTTGTAAACACACGAAAAAATGAATAAAATGAGACAAAGACATCTTTGCCTCATTTTATGATTAGTTTTCGGAAACTGCCTTTATTGCTTCCATTATATCGTCTACATTGTCCAATGCTTCGATTAAAGCAGGTATTACTTCATATAAATCTCCAACTATACCATAATCAGCTACTTCAAATATTGGAGCATTTGGATCTTTGTTTATAGCTACTATGCATTTTGAATCTTGCATACCAGCTAAATGCTGAATAGCTCCTGAAATACCACAAGCAACATAAAGTCCTGGTCTAACTGTCTTTCCTGTTTGACCAACTTGATGAGGTTGATCTATCCATTGTGCATCTACAGTAGCACGGCTAGCACCTACCACTCCACCTAATTTTTCAGCTAATTCTTCAATTAGTTTAAATCCTTCTTGATTTCCTAATCCTCTACCACCAGATACAATTATAGGAGCTTCTTCTAGAGCTACTACTGGTTTATCACTCTTAACTACATCCACAACTTTAGCTTTGATATTAGCATCTGTCAATTTTGGAGCAATCTTTTCAACTGTTCCTTTCCTATCTTCAACAAGTTTTGCCTTTTCCATAACTCCAGGTCTAACTGTTGACATTTGTGGTCTGTGATTTGGACAAAGAATTGTAGCCATTAAGTTTCCACCAAATGCTGGACGAGTCATCATGAGACGTCTGTTTTCTTTGTCAACATCTAGTCTTGTACAGTCAGCTGTAAGTCCAGTATGAACTCTTGCTGATAGTCTTGGTCCCAAATCTCTACCTATATTCGTAGCACCAATAAGCAATATTTCTGGTTTCTTTTCTTCTATTAAATCATATATAACTTTTGCATATCCTTCAGTTGTATAAACATCTAAAAGTTCGCTATCTGCATAAAGTACTCTATCTGCACCATATTTTATAAGAGTTTCAGCCACATCATCAATATTATGTCCCAACAATACTGCACTTAATTCAGTTCCCAATTCATCAGCTATTTTTCTTCCTTCTCCCAATAGCTCAATAGCAACATTTAGAAGTTTCCCACCTCTTTGTTCTGCGAATACCCAAACTCCTCTATATTCGTCAACGTTTACGCCGCCTTTTCTTCCTTCTTCTTTCTCAATTGCTTTTACCGGACATTTTTCTATACATTGACCACAAGCTGTACATTTATCAGTAATGACTGCTTTTTTATCAACCATTTGAATAGCATCAAATGGGCATACTCTAATACAAGCTCCACAGCCAACACATTTTTCTTTCATGACTTTTACTGCCATAGCTACATCCTCCTTTTATATTAGAATTACAGATATTTATATAATCTTTCTCTCTTTCAGTCTTACTACTAGTGCTCTAGCAGCTTCTTTACTATTTCCTTCTAACATTTCCACAGCAGAAGCTTTTCCTTGTGGTGTGAAAGATTTGCTAACTTGAGTTGGTGATCCATCAAGACCTAGATTGTCTCTATCAACTTCATAATCATTAGCCGTCCATACAGTAACTTTGTTTTCTCTATATGCTTTATAAATTCCTTTTATTGATGGATATCTAGGTTCATTTAATTCCTTAATTGCAGTAAGTAATACTGGCATTTCTGATTCAACTACAAAATATCCATCTTCCAATGCTCTTTTAGCTCTAACTTTTCCGTCCAATATTTCTAGTTCTTCTACATAAGTAATTTGAGGAATTCCTAAATGTTCAGCAATTTGTGGACCTACTTGTGCGGTATCTCCATCAATAGCTTGTCTACCACAGAATATAATATCATAATCTCCTATGTTCTTAATAGCTCCTGCTATTGCTGTAGATGTTGCCCATGTATCAGAACCTGCAAAAGCTCTATCACTTAAAAGTATTGCTTCGTCAGCACCCATAGCCAATGCTTCTTTTAAAGCTACATCAGCTTGTGGTGGTCCCATGCTCAAAATAGTAACTTTTGTATCTGGACATGCATCTTTTATCTTCAAAGCTTCTTCTAAAGCATTTCTATCGTCAGGGTTTATAATACTTGGAACTCCTTCACGAATTAAAGTTCCTTTAACTGGATCAATTTTTACTTCATTTGTATCAGGAACTTGCTTTAAACATACTATGATATTCATAACTTCCTCCTCCTTTATTTATCTTAATAAACTACCTGCAATAACCATTTGTTGTACTTGAGAAGTACCTTCATATATTTCAGTTATCTTAGCATCTCTCATCATTCTTTCAATTGGGTAATCTTTAGTATATCCATATCCACCATGTAATTGAACACATTTAGTAGTTACATCCATAGCAGTATTTGCTGCAAACAATTTTGCCATAGCTGCTTCTTTGTTGTAAGGAAGTCCATTTGCCTTATTAAAAGCTGCTCTATAAACTAAAAATTTAGCTGCTTCAATTTCAGTTGCCATATCTGCAACCATCCATTGCAATCCTTGGAATTTAGCTATTGGTCTACCAAATTGTTTTCTTTCTTTTAAATATTTAACAGTTTCTTCTAATGCACCTTCTGCAATTCCAAGTGCTTGAGAAGCAATTCCTATTCTACCACCATCTAAAGTAGTCATAGCGATTTTAAAACCTTTTCCTAATTCTCCAAGCAAGTTTTCTTTTGGAACTACACAGTTTTGGAAAATAAGCTCTGCAGTTGAAGAGGCTCTAATTCCCATCTTATCTTCTATTTTTCCGATGCTGAATCCTGGAAAATCCTTTTCTACTATAAACGCACTTATTCCTCTAGTTCCTTTTGATCTATCTGTCATAGCAAAAACTATATATACATCTGCCTGTCCACCATTTGTGATGAATATTTTTGAACCATTAAGTATATAATTGTCTCCATCTTCCACTGCTACAGTTTGTTGTCCAGCTGCATCTGTACCTGCATTTGGTTCAGTTAATGCAAAAGCCCCCAGTTTTTCCCCTTTTGCCAAAGGTATTAAATATTTTTGTTTCTGTTCTTCTGTCCCGTATTTATATATTGGCCAACATCCCAAAGATGTATGAGCAGATAAAATAACTCCTGTAGTTGCGCATACTTTTGACAATTCTTCAACAGCTATAGCGTAAGCCAACTCATCTCCTCCAGCTCCGCCATATTCTTCAGGGAAAGGTATACCAAGCATATTGTATCTAGCCATTTTTTCTACATTTTCTCTTGGGAACCTTTCAGTTTCATCAATTTCCGCTGCAATTGGCTTTACTTCTTTTTCAGCGAAATCCCTCATTACATTTCTAACCATTTCTTGCTCTTTCGTTAAAGTGAAATTCATATTATATTTCCCTCCCTATAATATTGGCTAAATATTGTCCACATATATTATAATTCATTTCCAATTTTATTTCTACAACATTTGTTAATTATTTATCTTTGTTAATATTGTATTTTTGTCTGTTTTATATCTACATGGCAAAAAAAGCCAATATATCCCTACAAACATATGATATATTGGCCCTTTAGAGCATATAAAATTTAAATTGACTGTAGAACAAGTAAAATAATCACAATTTATACGTCATTTAGTTAACGATGTTTCCTACTAGGATTCAGTATCAAAACTAGGATGATTTTTCAAAAAATAAGACAATGTAAACAAACTTTCATTTAAATGTACATTTTCTACAACAATATCATCTGGCACTATTAAGTCAGCAGGAGCAAAATTCCATATACCTTTTATTCCACTTCTTGCATATATGTCTGCAACCTCTTGAGCATTATCTTTAGGAGTTGTTATGATTCCAATTTCTACATCATTATCCTTTATAAATTGTGACAACAAATCTACATCTCTGATTTCAATATCTCTGATTTTTAATCCAATCATTTTAGGATTTTTATCAAACAATGACAATACTTTAACTCCTGCATCTTCAAATCCCTTATAATTTGCTATAGCCTGACCTAGATTACCTGCACCAGCAATTACGGCATTGTACATTTTATCTAATCCCAATATTATGCCCAATTCTTTGTGTAAATCCTCCACATTGTAACCATAACCCTGTTGGCCAAATCCTCCGAAATTGTTTAAATCTTGTCTTATTTGAGAAGCTGTAAAACCTGTCAACTTGCTCAATTCCTGTGATGAAATTCTAGTTATTCCTTTGTTAAGAAGTTCTCCCAAATACCTATAATATTTAGGAAGTCTTCTTATGACTGTCATTGAAACTTTACTTTCCCTATCCATATTCAAACTTCCTCTCCTACCATCAAATTTTGACAAATCACTTTTTCAAATTATATCATTTCTATATTTATATGTCAATTTCAGGTAACAATTTATACCCTTTCTCTTCTATTATACCTCATTTTTTCATCTTTCTATCATTATTTATTATTTTTATATTATATTTTTTGAATATATATATTTTTTATTGAAATACTAAAAAATATAATACTCAAAGGAGGCATTTTTATGGCAAGTAAAGAGCAACTGCGAAAGGTGGCAACACACTGTGATGAGTACAATATGAAGGAAGACTTTTCTGTGGAACTGTCTTCTGACTTCAGTGTTGAAGATATAAAAAGTTGTGAAAACTGTATTCATTTCACAAGAGATCATAAATGCGATATAGACCTTGTAGATAAAGTTTTATCTAGTTTGGCAATGGAATTAGATAAAAGATAGTCCTTAATCTTTCATAGGACTATCTTTTTTGGTAAAATTAAATTAAAGTGTTTATATAGGAGTGAATAAAAATGATAGTACTATCTTGCAACAATTTATCTAAAACTTTTATAGTTGATACCATACTGGATAATATAACTTTTTCCATAAATAGTGGAGAAAAGATTGGTCTTGTAGGACTAAATGGTTCTGGAAAAACAACTCTTTTCAATATTTTAGCTGGAGAAATTTCTAAAGACAGCGGAGATATATATGTTCAAAAAGATTTAAAAATAGGATATCTAAAACAACATGTTCAAATTCAAAGTGACAAAACTGTATTTGAAGAATGCCTAGAAGTCTTTGTACCTATAATAGAAATGGAAAAAAACTTAAGAGAACTCGAAAAACAAATAAGTATAGAAGGAACAAAAGGTGAAACACAAAAACTAAATAAACTCATGGAAGAGTATTCTGATCTATTAGAAGAGTTTTCAAATAAAAATGGATATGGATTTAAGAGTGAAATAAAAGGTGTTTTAAAAGGCCTTGGTTTTTCTGATGAAGATATGGAAAAAGAAATAAACAAATTGAGTGGTGGGCAAAAAGCTAGATTGTCTTTAGGAAAACTACTTCTTGAAAAGCCTGATTTGCTTTTATTGGACGAGCCTACCAACCATTTGGATATAGAAGCTGTCACTTGGCTGGAAAAATTCCTAAAAGAATACACTGGAACTGCCCTCATCATATCCCATGACAGGTACTTTTTAGACAATGTTGTAGACAAAATATTTCAACTAGAAAATTTAACTCTTAAAACCTACAATGGGAATTATACTGAATTTATGAAAAAACGAAAAATAGAAATGGAACTTTTGAAAAAACAATATGACAATCAACAAAAGGAAATAGAAAGACAAGAAGAAATAATCAAGAGATTTTTAAGCTATGGTGGACAAAGATATATAAAACAAGCTCAAAGTAGGCAAAAACTCCTTGAAAAAATGAAAAAGGTGGACAAACCTGCAGCTGATGGGAAAAAAACAAAATTGAAATTTGAACCTAAAATAGAAAGTGGAAGAGAAGTGCTTAAAATAGATGAAGTAAGCAAATCTTTTGACGATGGTGTATTATTTAAAAATGTAAATTTCAATGTCTATAGAGGTGAAAAAGTAGGACTCATTGGGCCTAATGGAATAGGTAAAACTACTTTATTTAAAATGATATTGAAAAAAACATATCAAACTAGCGGAGATATAGCACTTGGGTCCAATGTTCATATTGGGTATTTTGATCAAGAACAGGAAAACTTAAATCCTGACAAAACTATAATTGATGAAATATGGGATGAAAACCCTGATTTAGATTATTATCAAATAAGAACTTATTTAAGTCAATTTTTATT from Sporanaerobacter acetigenes DSM 13106 carries:
- a CDS encoding DNA-3-methyladenine glycosylase family protein: MNYNIIEDKNKVILEGVSDFEPVHIFECGQCFRWNKEDDGSFTGVALDRILNVKKEEDKIIFSNTNIDDFNYIWYDYFDLDRDYGKIKKELSKDDAVLDEAVKFGSGIRILNQEPFETTISFIISANNRIPRIKKSIELISERYGSFLGEYNGKKYYSFPQKEELSKVTVEELEDCKVGFRAKYIIAASKAIANGEIDIYNLKNLSTEEAREILMTLKGVGPKVSNCILLFSIGKHDSFPVDVWVKRVMEYFYLKEDTNEKLIQKYGEDKFGNLSGFAQQYLFYYARELGIGK
- a CDS encoding acyl-CoA dehydrogenase, giving the protein MNFTLTKEQEMVRNVMRDFAEKEVKPIAAEIDETERFPRENVEKMARYNMLGIPFPEEYGGAGGDELAYAIAVEELSKVCATTGVILSAHTSLGCWPIYKYGTEEQKQKYLIPLAKGEKLGAFALTEPNAGTDAAGQQTVAVEDGDNYILNGSKIFITNGGQADVYIVFAMTDRSKGTRGISAFIVEKDFPGFSIGKIEDKMGIRASSTAELIFQNCVVPKENLLGELGKGFKIAMTTLDGGRIGIASQALGIAEGALEETVKYLKERKQFGRPIAKFQGLQWMVADMATEIEAAKFLVYRAAFNKANGLPYNKEAAMAKLFAANTAMDVTTKCVQLHGGYGYTKDYPIERMMRDAKITEIYEGTSQVQQMVIAGSLLR
- a CDS encoding electron transfer flavoprotein subunit beta/FixA family protein gives rise to the protein MNIIVCLKQVPDTNEVKIDPVKGTLIREGVPSIINPDDRNALEEALKIKDACPDTKVTILSMGPPQADVALKEALAMGADEAILLSDRAFAGSDTWATSTAIAGAIKNIGDYDIIFCGRQAIDGDTAQVGPQIAEHLGIPQITYVEELEILDGKVRAKRALEDGYFVVESEMPVLLTAIKELNEPRYPSIKGIYKAYRENKVTVWTANDYEVDRDNLGLDGSPTQVSKSFTPQGKASAVEMLEGNSKEAARALVVRLKERKII
- a CDS encoding ABC transporter ATP-binding protein, which codes for MTVLETKGLSKIYGSKGKGISVKALDDFNMTIKEGEFVGVMGPSGSGKTTLLNILATIDSPSSGEVLVNGKKPHLLNEDELAIFRRNNLGFIFQDFNLLDTLSVKENIILPLVLEELHMKEIEKRVDDIAATLNISNILNKRTYEISGGQQQRTACARALINNPAIILADEPTGNLDSKASFDLMSSLEKINQGKQATIVMVTHDAFAASFCNRIIMIKDGKFFLEIAKRSNRQVFFKEILDSLSLLGGGYNENI
- a CDS encoding redox-sensing transcriptional repressor Rex, with the translated sequence MDRESKVSMTVIRRLPKYYRYLGELLNKGITRISSQELSKLTGFTASQIRQDLNNFGGFGQQGYGYNVEDLHKELGIILGLDKMYNAVIAGAGNLGQAIANYKGFEDAGVKVLSLFDKNPKMIGLKIRDIEIRDVDLLSQFIKDNDVEIGIITTPKDNAQEVADIYARSGIKGIWNFAPADLIVPDDIVVENVHLNESLFTLSYFLKNHPSFDTES
- a CDS encoding ABC-F family ATP-binding cassette domain-containing protein; its protein translation is MIVLSCNNLSKTFIVDTILDNITFSINSGEKIGLVGLNGSGKTTLFNILAGEISKDSGDIYVQKDLKIGYLKQHVQIQSDKTVFEECLEVFVPIIEMEKNLRELEKQISIEGTKGETQKLNKLMEEYSDLLEEFSNKNGYGFKSEIKGVLKGLGFSDEDMEKEINKLSGGQKARLSLGKLLLEKPDLLLLDEPTNHLDIEAVTWLEKFLKEYTGTALIISHDRYFLDNVVDKIFQLENLTLKTYNGNYTEFMKKRKIEMELLKKQYDNQQKEIERQEEIIKRFLSYGGQRYIKQAQSRQKLLEKMKKVDKPAADGKKTKLKFEPKIESGREVLKIDEVSKSFDDGVLFKNVNFNVYRGEKVGLIGPNGIGKTTLFKMILKKTYQTSGDIALGSNVHIGYFDQEQENLNPDKTIIDEIWDENPDLDYYQIRTYLSQFLFLGDDIFKEIGDLSGGERSRVSLLKLMLSKSNFLLMDEPTNHLDIDSKEVLEGALERYNGTILVISHDRYFLNKVTNKIIELSKDGTEEFLGNYDYYLEKKNQVIEDYEEEETKTKTQMKIERKKEREKKEKEKERKMEIAKLENLIANEEEKIKEIDALMCKPEIYDEPEKVQDLAMKRDEVQNRLDMLYEEWINFTESS
- a CDS encoding sensor histidine kinase, whose translation is MNLKQYLKDRLNFIVVYFVNTFLVIIIMMLDIIIRKESLNYPNIIYALLLSILFLIVLIVIDYGRNKKFYKIINQGLKERESLEYIFNIPDNITKEQSVFKKLLTNNYMIYESKLDKYRKMTKTQMDFNNRWIHQMKTPVSVIKLILENESDQNIDEDRKKSYESIEEEIEKLSHGLEMALYTLRVNDFEKDFIVEEVDLINVVRNVVNENKNAFIVNSIYPKIVTNEDLKVKTDKKWIKFVVNQIISNSIKYTKVKESNDKSIVIKLYKEDDKTILSIEDNGVGIPPNDLDRVFNPFFTGENGRSCSESTGMGLYLSKDTCDRLGHCINVESEERVYTKVCITFYQGKSIYNF
- a CDS encoding Glu/Leu/Phe/Val family dehydrogenase codes for the protein MTKEKLNPFENAQKQVKDACDALGLDPSVYEILKEPQRFLEVSIPVKMDDGSVKVFKGYRSYHNDAIGPTKGGVRFHPNVNPDEVKALSIWMTFKCCVTGIPYGGGKGGITVDPKSLSKGELERLSRGYIDGIYKLIGEKVDIPAPDVNTNGQIMAWMVDEYNKLMGESSIGVITGKPVGFGGSLGRNEATGFGVAVIAREAAKKLGMDLKGSSVAIQGFGNVGSNTVRNCQRLGAKVVAVGEWAPEKGTYAVYNENGLDYKDMAKYMSEHGNLVGYPNAKEITLDEFWALNVDIMIPAALENAVTAEVAEKINAKLVCEAANGPLTPDADEVFARRGITVTPDILTNAGGVTVSYFEWVQNLYGYYWSEEEVQEKEEIAMVNAFNAIWAIKEEHDVPMRKAAYMHSVKKVAETMKLRGWY
- a CDS encoding response regulator transcription factor → MYKIMVIEDDDKISSLIKNKLEKYGYIVTIVEDYSDIKGEFIKEDPHLVLLDINLPYYDGFFWCREIRSISKVPIIFISARFSDMDQVMAIENGGDDYITKPFSFDILLAKVKGAIRRAYGEYAKGNSMDVYEVEGVFLYKSQNIVEYKEKRVELSKKEFALLYILASNLESIVERDTLLGELWDDMDFVDDNTLSVNIGRLRRRLEDIGIFEAIKTKREQGYSMTNTWS
- a CDS encoding electron transfer flavoprotein subunit alpha, encoding MAVKVMKEKCVGCGACIRVCPFDAIQMVDKKAVITDKCTACGQCIEKCPVKAIEKEEGRKGGVNVDEYRGVWVFAEQRGGKLLNVAIELLGEGRKIADELGTELSAVLLGHNIDDVAETLIKYGADRVLYADSELLDVYTTEGYAKVIYDLIEEKKPEILLIGATNIGRDLGPRLSARVHTGLTADCTRLDVDKENRRLMMTRPAFGGNLMATILCPNHRPQMSTVRPGVMEKAKLVEDRKGTVEKIAPKLTDANIKAKVVDVVKSDKPVVALEEAPIIVSGGRGLGNQEGFKLIEELAEKLGGVVGASRATVDAQWIDQPHQVGQTGKTVRPGLYVACGISGAIQHLAGMQDSKCIVAINKDPNAPIFEVADYGIVGDLYEVIPALIEALDNVDDIMEAIKAVSEN